In Pseudothermotoga hypogea DSM 11164 = NBRC 106472, the following are encoded in one genomic region:
- the pepV gene encoding dipeptidase PepV → MNEKIDKIVLSLKEEMFKEASNLVKIKSVQSDPAPGKPFGEGVAQALDYALKLGERLGFRVKNVDGYAGHIEYGETGKLFAVLGHLDIVPEGEGWSVDPYGGIIKDGYLWGRGAADNKGPTVAVIYALKAVKEAGVPIKNRARIILGTDEESGWECVKHYFEKEEKPVYAVTPDAAFPIIYAEKGIITYRIRMKRDLSSSGKIKVLRFEGGDASNVVPQSAVVELSPVDDETMQKLKTFRARNNARIDWSTENDRLVVRAQGKSAHGSTPEKGINAIAALLDFLRDLDLSEDVKTFVRVLASKIGYETDGSSLRIAGRDCVVGDLTVNLGTVRMNDETLEATINIRYPIYYSEEMMARQIKEALKPLDVEGEHHLPPLFVSPDSELIKILSEVYTEMTNQPATLLTMGGGTYARAVPCGVAFGPLLPGREGTEHQPDERIALDDLVTVARIYAQLFYRMLTLWE, encoded by the coding sequence GTGAACGAAAAGATAGACAAGATAGTGCTCTCTCTCAAGGAAGAAATGTTCAAAGAAGCTTCAAATTTAGTGAAAATCAAATCTGTCCAATCCGATCCAGCACCTGGAAAGCCGTTCGGCGAGGGTGTGGCACAGGCGTTGGATTACGCTTTGAAACTCGGTGAGAGGCTCGGTTTTCGTGTCAAGAATGTGGATGGCTATGCGGGACACATAGAGTACGGAGAAACTGGAAAACTTTTCGCGGTGCTGGGTCATTTGGACATCGTTCCGGAAGGAGAAGGTTGGAGCGTTGATCCTTATGGTGGGATCATCAAGGATGGCTATCTTTGGGGTCGTGGCGCTGCAGACAACAAAGGTCCCACCGTGGCTGTGATCTACGCCCTCAAAGCGGTCAAAGAAGCTGGCGTACCGATCAAGAATAGGGCGAGAATCATTCTGGGAACGGACGAGGAATCAGGTTGGGAGTGTGTGAAGCACTACTTCGAAAAGGAAGAAAAACCGGTGTACGCAGTAACGCCGGACGCGGCTTTTCCAATCATATACGCGGAGAAAGGAATAATAACCTACAGGATCAGGATGAAAAGAGATCTATCTTCGAGCGGAAAGATCAAAGTGCTGAGATTCGAAGGTGGAGACGCTTCGAACGTGGTACCACAGAGTGCGGTTGTGGAGCTTTCCCCAGTCGACGATGAAACGATGCAGAAATTGAAAACTTTCCGAGCGAGGAACAACGCACGCATAGATTGGTCGACAGAAAACGACAGGCTCGTGGTTCGAGCCCAGGGTAAATCCGCACATGGTTCCACGCCGGAGAAGGGGATCAACGCCATCGCTGCGCTCTTGGATTTTTTGAGAGATCTCGATCTGAGCGAAGATGTGAAGACATTCGTTCGTGTGCTCGCGAGCAAGATTGGTTACGAAACGGACGGATCGTCTTTGAGGATCGCCGGCAGAGACTGCGTGGTTGGAGATCTGACTGTGAATCTCGGAACCGTACGTATGAACGATGAGACGCTCGAGGCTACGATCAACATAAGATATCCCATCTACTATTCCGAAGAGATGATGGCCAGACAGATCAAGGAAGCTTTGAAGCCTCTGGACGTAGAGGGAGAGCACCATCTACCTCCATTGTTCGTTTCCCCAGACAGCGAGTTGATCAAGATTCTGAGCGAAGTTTACACCGAGATGACCAACCAGCCTGCCACGCTCTTAACGATGGGTGGTGGCACTTACGCACGCGCAGTGCCGTGTGGTGTGGCGTTCGGCCCGCTGCTTCCAGGAAGGGAAGGAACGGAGCATCAACCAGACGAGAGGATCGCACTGGATGATTTGGTGACGGTCGCAAGGATCTACGCACAACTTTTCTACAGGATGCTCACACTCTGGGAATAG
- the ligA gene encoding NAD-dependent DNA ligase LigA: MSNVPEEIRKRVEQLREEIEYHNYRYYVLASPVITDEEYDRLMRELIELERQYPELVTPDSPTQRVSEKVLDEFRSVPHSEPMLSLDNTYSEEEIRQFDERIKRLLNLKEVVYVAELKIDGVSVSLRYVDGRFVQGLSRGDGTRGDDISENLKKVKSIPLRLRKSVSVEVRGEVYMPTDVFERLNEERQKRGEPLFANPRNAAAGTLRQLDTRITAERHLDSFIYYVLKPEQYGLKTQWEALNWLREIGFKVNPHSKLCTGIDEVITYWKEWTQKRRELGYWVDGVVVKVNEFELQRALGTTAKAPRWAIAFKFPSEHARTRIVDVTVQVGRTGTLTPVAELEPVQLAGTIVKRASLHNFDYIEEKDIRIGDWVYIEKAGGIIPQVVSVIESLRTGSEQKIEPPKRCPVCGGEVGKIEIGEVALRCLNPHCPAKLKRALETLASRSALDINGLGEKMIDRLVDSGLVKDIADIFYLTPFDLSQLGPGIGQKTIANLLSEIEKAKRAPLHKWITALGIPLVGEKTAYVLAQNFRSLKKLAEADVDQLMQIPGIGEEIARSIVEYFRNEKTKEILEKLEKAGVKLEEEKSTETSEALKGLTFAVTGTLKNFSRSEIEEFIIAHGGKVTDSVSRKTDYLIVGENPGSKLARAQQLGVKILTEEEFLQKFKLTKPKQERLF; the protein is encoded by the coding sequence GTGTCGAATGTTCCAGAGGAGATCAGGAAGAGGGTTGAACAGCTCCGCGAAGAAATAGAGTACCACAACTACAGGTACTACGTTCTGGCATCCCCTGTGATAACCGACGAGGAGTACGACAGACTCATGCGCGAACTGATCGAACTGGAAAGACAGTATCCTGAACTGGTGACACCGGATTCCCCAACGCAGCGAGTGAGCGAGAAAGTTCTCGACGAGTTTCGAAGCGTACCTCACTCCGAACCGATGCTGAGTCTCGACAACACTTATAGCGAAGAAGAGATAAGACAGTTCGACGAGAGGATAAAGAGACTTTTGAACCTGAAAGAAGTAGTGTACGTTGCCGAGCTAAAGATAGATGGAGTCTCTGTGTCTCTCCGCTACGTGGATGGCAGGTTCGTTCAGGGCCTCAGCAGGGGTGATGGAACCAGGGGTGACGACATAAGTGAGAATTTGAAGAAGGTCAAGAGCATTCCCCTCAGATTGAGGAAATCGGTGAGCGTCGAGGTGCGTGGGGAAGTTTACATGCCCACGGATGTGTTCGAGAGACTGAACGAAGAAAGACAGAAGCGAGGCGAACCACTCTTTGCAAATCCCAGAAACGCAGCCGCCGGGACCCTCCGTCAGCTGGACACCAGAATTACTGCCGAACGCCATTTGGACAGTTTCATATACTACGTGCTGAAACCCGAACAGTATGGACTCAAGACCCAGTGGGAAGCGCTGAACTGGCTCAGAGAGATAGGTTTCAAAGTCAATCCACATTCAAAGTTGTGCACCGGTATCGACGAAGTCATAACTTACTGGAAAGAATGGACCCAGAAGAGGCGTGAGCTCGGCTACTGGGTCGATGGAGTGGTCGTGAAGGTTAACGAGTTCGAGCTGCAGCGTGCCCTGGGAACTACCGCAAAGGCTCCACGGTGGGCCATCGCATTTAAGTTCCCGTCCGAGCATGCCCGTACGAGGATCGTCGACGTGACGGTCCAAGTGGGTAGAACTGGTACTTTGACGCCCGTCGCTGAGCTGGAACCGGTTCAACTGGCTGGAACGATCGTCAAGAGGGCAAGTCTTCACAATTTCGACTACATAGAGGAAAAGGACATCCGAATCGGAGACTGGGTCTACATAGAAAAGGCTGGAGGCATAATCCCGCAGGTTGTCTCCGTGATTGAATCGCTCAGGACTGGTAGCGAACAAAAGATAGAACCACCAAAGAGGTGCCCGGTATGCGGAGGCGAAGTCGGGAAAATTGAGATCGGTGAGGTTGCGTTGAGATGCTTGAACCCACACTGCCCGGCGAAATTGAAGAGGGCTTTAGAAACGCTCGCATCGAGGAGCGCACTCGATATAAATGGCTTGGGTGAAAAGATGATAGACAGGCTCGTCGACTCAGGCCTGGTGAAGGACATCGCTGATATTTTTTATCTGACTCCGTTCGATCTCTCACAGCTTGGCCCTGGAATTGGGCAGAAGACCATCGCTAACCTTTTGAGCGAGATTGAAAAGGCTAAACGAGCACCCCTTCACAAGTGGATAACAGCCCTTGGAATACCGCTGGTCGGCGAGAAAACGGCTTATGTACTTGCTCAGAACTTCAGAAGTCTGAAGAAGCTCGCCGAAGCCGACGTGGATCAGCTCATGCAGATTCCGGGTATAGGGGAAGAGATAGCCCGCAGCATCGTTGAATACTTCAGGAACGAAAAGACAAAGGAAATACTGGAAAAACTGGAAAAAGCTGGTGTCAAACTTGAGGAAGAAAAATCTACTGAGACATCTGAAGCTCTAAAAGGTCTCACCTTCGCGGTGACGGGAACTTTGAAGAACTTCAGTCGAAGTGAGATCGAAGAGTTCATCATCGCACACGGAGGTAAAGTCACGGACAGCGTGTCTCGGAAAACTGATTATCTGATCGTCGGAGAAAACCCCGGCTCCAAGCTCGCAAGAGCCCAACAGCTCGGGGTGAAAATTCTCACCGAAGAGGAGTTCCTACAGAAGTTCAAACTCACAAAGCCCAAACAAGAGAGGTTGTTCTAA
- a CDS encoding ABC transporter substrate-binding protein, translating into MKFAALLFVVALALIIVLSQVRLNKIVIVVLEDGEANFFQGVEAFLKEHRLRYEAVRVRIDAEKPKLEASLKKYQNSYAVGPRISSQARDLLPFLEKYKIFAIAPQVTSYLVVGKSSYLMSLSVTDEEQGKQIAELLKRFGHDRVLLVCDKFNPVYSQSLEESLRKFLSVETFKSVHISSVDELVDEDFAHYDVMVLAVDGRLAGMIAQLAKTRGFSGTLVGSDYAFDRDLIPSGKDAVEGMLVCCLFNYPILIEKGFDDIDVAGAYDATMLIVELLQNKISPQNAAEYLRGRKFVGVTGEFVIGSDLSSKRELTFVEVRNGSFEIER; encoded by the coding sequence ATGAAGTTTGCAGCCCTGTTGTTTGTCGTGGCTCTTGCATTGATCATCGTACTGAGTCAGGTCAGGTTGAACAAAATCGTCATCGTAGTTCTGGAAGATGGTGAGGCGAACTTCTTTCAAGGCGTGGAAGCGTTTCTGAAAGAGCACCGACTTCGTTATGAGGCTGTCAGGGTGAGAATCGATGCCGAAAAGCCTAAACTCGAAGCCAGCCTCAAGAAATATCAAAACAGCTATGCCGTCGGTCCTCGTATTAGTTCCCAGGCTCGCGATTTGCTTCCTTTTCTCGAAAAGTACAAGATCTTTGCAATCGCACCGCAGGTCACATCCTACCTCGTGGTGGGTAAGAGTAGCTATTTAATGAGTTTGTCGGTCACGGATGAGGAACAAGGTAAACAAATCGCGGAACTGTTAAAACGTTTCGGGCACGACAGGGTTCTTCTGGTTTGTGACAAGTTCAATCCAGTGTACAGCCAGTCTCTGGAAGAGAGTCTGCGTAAATTTTTATCTGTCGAGACCTTCAAATCAGTTCACATTTCGAGTGTCGATGAACTCGTTGACGAAGACTTTGCACATTACGATGTGATGGTCTTGGCTGTTGATGGAAGGCTGGCCGGAATGATTGCCCAGTTGGCCAAAACCAGGGGCTTCTCGGGAACACTCGTCGGAAGTGACTATGCTTTCGACAGAGATCTGATTCCGAGCGGAAAAGACGCAGTCGAAGGCATGCTTGTGTGCTGTCTGTTCAACTATCCCATCCTGATTGAGAAAGGTTTTGATGATATAGATGTTGCAGGTGCGTACGATGCGACGATGTTGATCGTCGAGCTGTTGCAAAACAAGATATCGCCTCAGAACGCCGCAGAATATCTGCGAGGCCGCAAGTTCGTCGGGGTCACGGGTGAGTTCGTTATCGGCAGTGATCTTTCATCGAAACGTGAACTGACTTTCGTTGAGGTAAGAAACGGGAGCTTTGAGATCGAGAGGTGA
- a CDS encoding DegV family protein yields the protein MGRFKIVLDSTSDVPMGWIEKFDLEIIPLHVTWPDGSQEDDTRDLKEIQSFYDRISKAKELPKSSQPSVGEFLNLYEKIKKQGYEEIVVMTISSALSGTYDSAVQAARQFDLPVHVIDTKLASAAMPLPARRARELEKEGKSVSEIVKIIEDELKRGRYKAIFYVSNFDFLVKGGRVTRLQGFLGTLLNLHVGLFINEEGKLIPFEKARGQKRAQEMLIKKALSMVPEGKKVRLLMVDANERESTKVLLEMLKQHYDVLDAEFTEMGKVITTHVGPGTAGFGMEVVE from the coding sequence ATGGGTAGGTTCAAAATCGTCCTCGACAGCACTTCTGACGTTCCCATGGGATGGATAGAAAAGTTCGACCTGGAGATAATTCCCTTGCATGTGACTTGGCCCGACGGCAGTCAAGAGGACGACACAAGAGATTTGAAAGAGATCCAGAGCTTTTACGATCGCATTTCCAAAGCGAAGGAACTTCCCAAGAGCTCCCAACCGTCTGTGGGAGAGTTCCTGAACCTCTACGAGAAAATCAAGAAGCAAGGCTACGAGGAGATCGTCGTCATGACGATTTCCTCCGCACTCTCTGGAACGTACGATTCTGCAGTGCAAGCCGCAAGGCAATTCGATCTGCCAGTTCATGTCATTGACACGAAGCTTGCTTCAGCGGCGATGCCTCTGCCGGCCAGAAGGGCCCGTGAGTTGGAAAAAGAGGGCAAGAGTGTGAGTGAGATCGTCAAAATCATCGAAGACGAGCTGAAGAGAGGCCGATACAAGGCAATCTTCTACGTTTCAAACTTCGATTTTCTCGTCAAAGGTGGAAGGGTCACACGACTACAGGGTTTTTTGGGTACTTTACTCAACCTGCACGTCGGCCTCTTCATAAACGAAGAAGGCAAACTGATCCCGTTCGAAAAAGCGAGGGGTCAAAAACGCGCACAGGAAATGCTGATCAAGAAAGCCCTGAGCATGGTGCCAGAAGGTAAAAAAGTCAGGTTGCTCATGGTGGACGCCAACGAACGCGAGAGCACCAAGGTGTTGCTTGAAATGCTTAAGCAACATTACGACGTTCTCGATGCCGAGTTCACTGAGATGGGCAAGGTAATCACAACACACGTTGGCCCAGGTACTGCCGGCTTCGGCATGGAGGTCGTTGAATGA
- a CDS encoding cysteine desulfurase family protein, whose translation MRVYLDHAATTRVFDEVAQEMVKLFTQFYGNASSLHSHGYEAKRLYEEARSKIAKHLNVEPEEIYFTSGGTESDNIAIRGFLKANFPNGGHIITTQIEHPAVLEVAKQLEREGYSVTYLKPTSDGYVTPDDFRRAIRKDTVLASIMWVNNETGVIQPIEEISKIAREHGIVLHSDAVQAVGKIKIDARLVDMLSASGHKFYAPKGCGFLYVSKRVKVEPIMYGGGHERGLRSGTENVPGAYAMALALEIIEKNYEVWSGKVKRFKEKILSAIENIPAHHVNGSNTIFSHINVSFKNVLGETLATALDMNGISVSTASACSSHHGTARSHVLEAMQLEDWMIDGAIRISLGYDNSENEIEYFVEVLSKEVDRLRKMS comes from the coding sequence ATGAGGGTGTATCTGGATCACGCCGCAACGACGCGCGTTTTCGATGAAGTTGCACAAGAGATGGTCAAGCTCTTCACACAGTTCTACGGCAACGCCTCCAGTCTGCACTCACACGGGTACGAAGCCAAAAGACTTTACGAGGAGGCCAGAAGCAAGATCGCGAAGCATTTGAACGTTGAGCCTGAAGAAATCTACTTCACTTCGGGTGGGACTGAGTCCGACAACATCGCAATACGAGGCTTTTTGAAAGCGAACTTCCCAAACGGTGGGCACATCATAACCACCCAGATCGAACATCCTGCAGTGCTCGAAGTCGCCAAACAGTTGGAAAGAGAAGGATACAGTGTGACTTACTTGAAACCAACGAGCGACGGGTACGTCACGCCCGATGACTTTAGAAGGGCGATACGAAAAGATACGGTACTCGCATCGATCATGTGGGTCAACAACGAAACTGGAGTGATCCAACCGATAGAAGAGATATCCAAAATAGCTCGAGAACATGGAATAGTTCTCCACAGCGACGCGGTCCAAGCCGTAGGGAAAATCAAAATCGACGCCAGACTCGTCGACATGCTGTCTGCGTCCGGTCACAAGTTCTACGCGCCAAAGGGATGTGGTTTTCTGTACGTGTCGAAGCGAGTGAAGGTTGAGCCCATCATGTACGGTGGAGGGCACGAGAGGGGTTTGAGAAGCGGTACTGAGAACGTGCCCGGTGCGTACGCTATGGCGCTGGCGCTCGAGATCATTGAGAAGAATTACGAGGTTTGGTCTGGGAAGGTGAAAAGATTCAAAGAGAAGATCCTGAGTGCCATTGAGAACATCCCGGCCCACCACGTAAACGGTTCGAACACGATCTTTTCTCACATCAACGTTTCGTTCAAGAACGTTCTTGGTGAAACACTCGCAACGGCGCTGGACATGAACGGAATATCAGTTTCGACAGCTTCCGCATGCTCTTCTCACCACGGTACGGCAAGGTCGCACGTGCTTGAAGCGATGCAGCTTGAGGACTGGATGATCGATGGAGCGATCAGGATAAGCCTGGGTTACGACAACAGCGAAAATGAGATAGAGTATTTCGTGGAAGTCCTTTCCAAAGAAGTCGACAGACTAAGGAAGATGTCCTGA
- a CDS encoding HD-GYP domain-containing protein, whose protein sequence is MSLREMVLRFKRYGMLLVLILVATFVMGLFPLARRINSYYSTSYVSLLKGFLNELLDQASSQSQSPFNAVVRRLNRHVDSVSNIDLSNLLRYEKLPWVSSDLRGIFVHGNSVKFLLERESEILLVEVPVSLFERTISADMAYVFLTSSEGIVVVCNRLDLLGSKLNTNKGFLRINGLVGFVHSEPLEGFDAFVGSFIPFGTYLIVLLPYIIVALAALCGAVFWLNFAYSFENRLITAVNAVLDNVNQSLAKLEKTDEVVFVPLETKISELNQLQDGIHRLVEAQKASWHELHAMTQNLQDTVNELEETQKILEERNEQIIATLAEAIEVKDANTFGHSDRVVTLALELAKEVGLRDPADLEAIKFGALLHDIGKIGIPEHILNKPGRLTQEEYEIMKMHPIYGEKIIKKISGWDLVADIIRHHHENYDGSGYPDGLKGDQITLRAQIVSLVDVFCALIEERPYRRAMSLEEALRLIEKEMVGTKFDPRLYQAFVKVLERYLRVYSAGL, encoded by the coding sequence ATGAGCCTCAGAGAAATGGTGCTGCGCTTCAAGAGGTACGGCATGCTGCTGGTCTTGATACTCGTTGCCACGTTCGTGATGGGTCTTTTTCCCTTGGCCCGGAGGATAAATTCGTATTACTCAACGAGTTACGTGAGCTTGCTCAAAGGTTTCCTGAACGAGCTGCTCGACCAAGCGTCCAGCCAGAGCCAATCACCGTTCAATGCAGTCGTGAGGCGATTGAACAGACACGTCGACAGTGTCAGCAATATAGATCTATCGAACCTTTTGCGTTATGAGAAGCTACCTTGGGTTTCCTCAGATTTGAGGGGAATCTTCGTGCACGGTAACAGCGTGAAATTTCTGCTTGAACGCGAATCAGAGATTCTCTTGGTCGAGGTTCCCGTTTCCCTGTTCGAAAGAACCATTTCAGCTGACATGGCGTACGTTTTTCTGACCAGCTCAGAGGGAATCGTGGTGGTGTGTAACCGTCTGGATCTTCTCGGTTCGAAGCTCAACACAAACAAAGGCTTTCTGAGGATCAACGGTCTGGTAGGTTTTGTTCATTCAGAGCCTCTGGAGGGATTCGACGCCTTTGTTGGTTCCTTTATCCCGTTCGGCACATACCTGATCGTTTTGCTTCCATACATAATTGTTGCTCTGGCTGCGCTGTGCGGCGCAGTCTTCTGGCTGAACTTCGCCTACAGCTTTGAAAATCGGCTCATCACCGCGGTGAACGCTGTGTTAGACAACGTGAACCAGAGTCTGGCCAAGCTCGAGAAGACAGATGAGGTGGTTTTTGTTCCTTTGGAAACGAAAATCTCGGAACTTAACCAATTGCAGGATGGGATCCACAGACTCGTTGAGGCACAGAAAGCCTCCTGGCATGAGCTGCACGCGATGACACAGAACCTGCAGGACACGGTGAACGAGCTCGAAGAAACTCAGAAGATTCTGGAGGAGAGGAACGAACAAATCATCGCAACGTTAGCTGAAGCCATTGAAGTCAAGGATGCCAACACCTTCGGTCATTCGGACCGTGTCGTGACATTAGCTTTGGAACTTGCGAAGGAAGTAGGCTTGAGAGATCCCGCTGATCTGGAGGCGATCAAGTTCGGTGCGTTGTTGCACGACATAGGAAAGATAGGAATACCCGAACACATTCTCAACAAACCGGGTAGACTGACTCAGGAAGAGTACGAGATCATGAAGATGCATCCAATATATGGTGAGAAGATCATAAAGAAGATCTCCGGTTGGGACCTTGTTGCGGATATCATCAGACACCATCATGAGAACTACGACGGCTCAGGTTATCCCGATGGTTTGAAAGGAGACCAGATCACTCTGAGGGCGCAGATCGTGAGTCTGGTGGATGTGTTCTGCGCTCTGATCGAGGAAAGGCCTTACAGGCGTGCCATGAGTTTGGAAGAGGCCCTGAGATTGATCGAGAAAGAGATGGTTGGGACCAAGTTCGATCCAAGATTGTATCAGGCGTTCGTCAAGGTGCTCGAAAGATATCTGCGTGTGTACTCTGCTGGTTTATAA
- a CDS encoding ZIP family metal transporter, translating to MTGFWRGLIYSSVAGTSTVLGAIPFLLFNKVASQKLIDAFLGFAAGVMLAASAFSLALPSIELGGILRFAVGFALGGILVDVMDKLLPHEHFTKGHEGIDAKRLKTIWLFIIAITIHNLPEGMAVGVGGFTPQALTIAIAIGLQNIPEGAAVAASLMSAKYKKSSIFFITLFTGVVEALGGLLGATLISFAKGLLPYLLALAAGAMIFVISDEVIPETHLKGQERITTYWILIGFIVMTALDVLLG from the coding sequence ATGACGGGCTTCTGGCGTGGCTTGATCTACAGCAGTGTCGCTGGCACCAGCACGGTGCTCGGTGCGATACCTTTTCTGTTGTTCAACAAGGTTGCTTCACAAAAATTGATAGACGCCTTCCTTGGCTTTGCCGCAGGCGTGATGCTCGCTGCAAGCGCATTCAGCTTAGCCCTACCGTCGATCGAGCTGGGTGGGATTTTGCGCTTCGCCGTTGGTTTTGCACTGGGAGGTATTCTCGTCGACGTTATGGACAAGCTTCTGCCTCACGAACATTTCACGAAGGGCCACGAGGGAATAGATGCAAAGCGTCTCAAAACCATCTGGCTGTTCATCATCGCGATCACCATTCACAATCTTCCTGAGGGCATGGCAGTTGGTGTTGGAGGCTTCACACCACAGGCTTTAACAATCGCTATAGCTATAGGTTTGCAGAACATTCCCGAAGGTGCAGCCGTGGCGGCGTCCTTGATGAGTGCCAAGTACAAAAAGTCGTCCATCTTCTTCATCACCCTCTTCACAGGAGTTGTGGAAGCGCTTGGTGGGCTGCTGGGTGCGACACTGATAAGTTTTGCGAAAGGGTTGTTGCCATACCTGCTCGCGTTGGCCGCGGGCGCGATGATTTTCGTGATAAGCGATGAGGTGATTCCTGAAACGCACTTGAAGGGCCAAGAGCGAATCACGACTTACTGGATCTTGATCGGCTTCATCGTCATGACCGCGCTTGATGTTCTTCTTGGATAG
- a CDS encoding iron-sulfur cluster assembly scaffold protein: MYSDKFKQLFMYPKYCKDIEYTHTAEVVYPEHGDKVRIFLRIENYVVKDVAFKAVGCPRVIAASEAVCRLIDGKHIDDVKYLNEEHVRDEMDFHDKNFTCINAPIEAVKKAIAKVL; this comes from the coding sequence ATGTATTCAGACAAATTCAAGCAGCTCTTCATGTACCCAAAATACTGCAAAGACATAGAGTACACACACACCGCGGAAGTCGTCTATCCCGAACACGGTGACAAGGTTCGGATCTTTTTGAGAATCGAGAACTACGTCGTGAAAGACGTTGCGTTCAAAGCAGTGGGTTGTCCGCGCGTGATCGCTGCATCCGAAGCAGTCTGCAGACTGATCGATGGAAAACACATTGACGATGTGAAATACCTGAACGAAGAGCATGTCCGAGACGAGATGGACTTCCACGACAAGAACTTCACCTGCATAAATGCACCAATCGAGGCTGTGAAGAAGGCCATAGCGAAGGTACTATGA
- a CDS encoding 5'-methylthioadenosine/S-adenosylhomocysteine nucleosidase, whose translation MIAVVGVLPEEVKPLIDALSPRLQVSEILKRPVFRGLIGTNEVLITSGCVGKVETACVVQALLDKFSPDCVLLVGAAGALRQDILLGTLIAGTAYVEYDFSPRVNVDSLINPSQEVFAPLLESSDVTCGIIASGDSFISSELVAKKIHENTGAICVDMDSAAAAKVCVENEKPFLSMKVIVDFAGSKAIEQYIENHPKYAPSPARLLAESLKNLILV comes from the coding sequence ATGATCGCGGTCGTTGGGGTTCTTCCAGAAGAAGTGAAACCTCTCATAGATGCACTTTCACCGAGATTGCAAGTTTCAGAGATCTTGAAACGCCCCGTTTTTCGTGGTTTGATCGGCACGAACGAAGTTTTAATAACGAGTGGCTGTGTTGGAAAGGTAGAAACCGCATGCGTCGTTCAAGCCCTGCTGGACAAATTCTCGCCTGATTGTGTCCTGCTCGTTGGCGCGGCTGGTGCACTTCGACAGGACATCTTGCTTGGGACGTTGATTGCAGGTACCGCTTATGTGGAGTACGACTTTTCACCGAGAGTAAACGTCGATTCTCTGATCAATCCTTCACAGGAAGTGTTCGCCCCTCTGCTGGAGTCGAGCGATGTCACTTGTGGGATTATCGCCTCGGGAGACAGCTTCATTTCTTCGGAGCTTGTTGCAAAGAAAATTCACGAGAACACCGGTGCCATCTGTGTGGACATGGACTCGGCGGCCGCGGCGAAGGTCTGTGTGGAGAATGAAAAACCCTTCCTATCCATGAAAGTCATAGTCGATTTTGCGGGTTCGAAGGCCATCGAACAGTACATAGAGAACCACCCGAAGTACGCACCGAGCCCCGCACGGTTGCTTGCCGAATCGCTGAAGAACCTGATCCTGGTATGA